A part of Streptomyces sp. NBC_01451 genomic DNA contains:
- a CDS encoding SNG1 family protein — MSGITPFRVLRAKPLWIANGVITGVLALLFAVFYVGANIDPADHLTKLPVGLVNADKGATVGGKQVDLGARITESVKKSTASGDRIDWKVMDEKEMKEELGKGKLFGALVVPADFTSSVAALTGTTAAGHPVRPTLTVLTNQSAGSIGSGLARTATTRAAQNASLQVGEELTAQIGTAQAKLPTAARVLLADPAAVTVEDGHPLDPHSGLGLTAFYYALTLVVVGMLSANVVSGQVDHALGYTHNDLGPLRLHRPLIRATRVQTLTISSTLMAGLSLLTGTLVMAGAVGIMGMDASHLPLLWLYSVCAIAVSGIGALALLAVFGTPGMLVVTLVFIGMAVPTAGATTPIEALPGFYRFLAEFEPLRQITGGIRSILYYDAQGDAGLTRGWVMMAAGLVAAALFGFGVLGWYDRKGLHRIPAETKPEKTAVPA; from the coding sequence ATGAGCGGCATCACCCCCTTCCGCGTCCTGCGCGCCAAGCCTCTGTGGATCGCGAACGGCGTCATCACGGGCGTACTCGCACTGCTGTTCGCCGTGTTCTACGTCGGCGCCAACATCGATCCGGCCGATCACCTGACCAAGCTGCCCGTCGGGCTGGTCAACGCCGACAAGGGAGCCACTGTCGGCGGCAAACAGGTCGACCTCGGGGCTCGGATCACCGAGTCGGTCAAGAAGTCGACCGCGAGCGGGGACAGGATCGACTGGAAGGTGATGGACGAGAAGGAGATGAAGGAGGAACTCGGCAAGGGCAAGCTGTTCGGCGCGCTCGTCGTGCCCGCCGACTTCACGTCCTCGGTCGCCGCCCTGACCGGTACCACGGCCGCCGGGCACCCGGTCCGTCCGACGCTGACAGTGCTGACCAACCAGTCCGCGGGCAGCATCGGCTCCGGCCTGGCCCGGACGGCGACGACCCGGGCGGCCCAGAACGCCTCGCTCCAGGTGGGCGAGGAGCTGACCGCCCAGATCGGGACCGCGCAGGCGAAGCTGCCCACCGCGGCACGCGTCCTGCTCGCCGACCCGGCCGCCGTCACGGTCGAGGACGGCCACCCCCTCGACCCGCACAGCGGCCTGGGCCTGACGGCGTTCTACTACGCACTCACCCTCGTGGTCGTGGGCATGCTCTCCGCGAACGTCGTCAGCGGCCAGGTCGACCACGCCCTCGGCTACACCCACAACGACCTGGGACCGCTGCGCCTGCACCGCCCGCTGATCCGGGCCACCCGGGTGCAGACCCTCACCATCAGCAGCACTCTCATGGCCGGACTGTCCCTGCTGACGGGCACCCTGGTCATGGCCGGCGCGGTCGGCATCATGGGCATGGACGCCTCCCACCTGCCGCTCCTCTGGCTGTACTCGGTGTGCGCCATCGCGGTCTCGGGGATCGGCGCACTCGCCCTCCTCGCGGTCTTCGGCACGCCCGGCATGCTGGTGGTCACGCTGGTCTTCATCGGCATGGCGGTACCCACCGCCGGCGCCACCACCCCCATCGAGGCGCTGCCCGGCTTCTACCGCTTCCTCGCGGAGTTCGAGCCGCTGCGGCAGATCACCGGCGGCATCCGCTCGATCCTCTACTACGACGCCCAGGGCGACGCGGGTCTGACGCGGGGCTGGGTCATGATGGCGGCCGGACTCGTGGCTGCCGCGCTGTTCGGCTTCGGCGTACTGGGGTGGTACGACCGCAAGGGACTGCACCGCATCCCGGCGGAGACGAAGCCCGAGAAGACCGCCGTCCCGGCGTGA